The sequence below is a genomic window from Leptolyngbya sp. SIO1E4.
CATGCTTGAATCGGGCACAGATGGCAATGACTGACGCGGGATTGGTGCAGCAATCACCCATGCCTAATTCCATCAACGGTAGTGATTCTCAGCTCACGGCGACTATCTATTGCCAAGCTTTTAACAATCAGTCTTTTCAGGCCATGGTGATGGTTGCTGGAGAAGAAAACGCTAGCTTAGCGGGAATGAACTCTGTTTTGGGAGCACTCAGCTCGGCTATGGGTACCCCCAATGCAGACCTGTTACCTGCCCCGACGGCTATGGACGATGCCGATTTCAACCTGTTGATGGGGGCTCTAAACGATAGCTGGCCCAATTATCTGGAATTTTTGGCACAGCCTATCTCTGAAAACTATTTCACTGCCGCTCAGGCGAGCCAAATTGTCGAGACGATGCGGTTCTCGGATGAAGAAGTGCAAGCGGCGGTGATGCTGTATCCCCGGGTGGTTGACCTGAACAACTGGTTTGTGGTGGAGCAGGCAATTACCTTCGACACTGCTCGACAGGAACTGCGCAACCAGATTGCCACGCTCTCTACCCCGTAATCAACAGGCTTTGTAATCAGCCCAACCCAACCTGGGCAACCCCAACCTTATCGCAATACGCATTTGTGTTAAGTCAGGGCTTGCGATGCCAGAAGCTGCTGGCAAATAGTGCAGCCTGGGTGCGATCGCGCAACTGCAGCTGACTGAGGATGCTGGTGACATGGTTACGCACGGTGCGCTCAGAAATAAACAGCGTCTCAGCGATTTCCCGATTACTGAGG
It includes:
- a CDS encoding DUF4476 domain-containing protein, with product MSFGRALSPNLPRLATVLMGAGVISWAMPAQAAPQLLYESLQENGNLATCLNRAQMAMTDAGLVQQSPMPNSINGSDSQLTATIYCQAFNNQSFQAMVMVAGEENASLAGMNSVLGALSSAMGTPNADLLPAPTAMDDADFNLLMGALNDSWPNYLEFLAQPISENYFTAAQASQIVETMRFSDEEVQAAVMLYPRVVDLNNWFVVEQAITFDTARQELRNQIATLSTP